From the Tindallia magadiensis genome, the window ATCAAAATAATTTCAATATGATAGAGGATGAAGCAGGAGAATGGATCATTGATCCGGATTCTGCTGTTGGAATTCTAATGGATTTTCATGAAAAACATCCAGATTTTATGCCCCATGCCACTTTCTTTATTAATGGAGGTACTCCTTTTGGTCAGGCTGACTGGGTGGATTTTAAGCTGAATTTTCTGGTAGATAATGGGATGGATATTGGAAATCATACAGAAACGCATCGTCATTTAGGCGATGTAGATGCCGATACGTTACAACGAGAATTAGGAAGAATCGTCCAATTAGTACAAAAATATGTACCAGACTATGAAGTGAATACTTTTGCCCTTCCTTTTGGCTCCAGGCCTCAAAATGAAGAACTGAGGAACTACTTAGTAGCAGGCGAATTTGAAGACGTTTCTTATCATCACGTAGCCGTACTGGAAGTAGGTTGGGATCCTTACCATTCGCCTTATCATAAAAACTTTGATGGCTCAGCTATCAGACGTGTTCGTGCCAGTGAAACAAAGGTAGATGGAGTAGGTATGTACGACTGGATGAATGCCTTTGAAACAGGAAGCCGGCACCCATTTATCAGTGATGGAAACCCGGAAAGGATCGTGGTGCCAGATTGGTTTTCAGAAAATATAAATCCTGAGCTATCAGAAGACGAGATATTCATTTATCATCATCCGTAGTGGAGAAGCGAGGTGGATAAAAATGGGTTTGAATCAATTTTGGGTAGTTCCATTGGTAATCGTATTTATTATACTTATTTCCATCCAATATGCCCTAAATCGTGTGGTGCATTTGTTAAAAGAAATTAAAGATATCTTAAATCAAGATAAAAACCAGCCGCCCTACATGTAAGATGAAATTGACAGCATATCCTTTTTTTTATAGAATAAAATTCACATAATTAACCGGTTTTGTAATGATAGGGAGGGTCGTTATGAATATTGATGATAAGAAGTGGGAAACATTATGTTCGAAGGAAGACATTCAAACAAAAACGCAAGAACTTGGAAAAATAATTACACAAGATTACCATAATAAAAACTTATATGTAATCTCCTTGCTGAAGGGAAGCTTTATATTTTGTGCTGATTTGGTAAGAGAGATTGACTTAAAAGTAAAAGTGAACTTTATGATTAGCTCATCCTATGGTGATGGGTTTGAAACCAGCGGTAAGGTTGTCATAGATAAGGATGTTGAAGAAGATTTATCAGAATATGATGTGCTGTTAGTGGATGATATTGCAGATTCAGGACTTACGCTGACCCATGTGATGAAACATCTTAAAACGAAAAACCCTAAAAGTCTGAAGTCTTGTGTATTGCTAAATAAACCTTCCAGAAGATTAGAAGATTTGGAGCCGGACTATATTGGTTTTACAATACCAGATGCTTTTGTAGTCGGTTATGGGCTGAATTATGGTGAACATTACAGAAACATACCTTATGTTTTTATTGTGACGGAAGAAGATAGACACTGAGGGTCAGGACAGGAGAGTACAATGATGAAATGGTTTTATGAAAAACTAGAATTGCCCGAAAGATTGAAAAAATACAGACAGGATTTGCATCGTATTCCAGAACTGGCATTTCAAGAAACAGATACAGCATCATATATTCAAAATTGCCTGGATGAACTGGGAATTCAATATGAAAGCCAAGTTGCAGGAACAGGCATTCTTGCCTATATCCCCGGAGAACCTGGTGGAAAAACCTACTGTTTTCGAGCCGATATGGATGCTTTACAAGTGGAGGAGCAGACTGGGTTGGATTTTCAATCTCAAAAACCTGGCTGTATGCACGCTTGTGGACATGACGGACATATGAGCATTTTGTTAGGATTAGCGGCGGCGATAGCTTCTGATGACGTAAAAACAAAAGACCATATTGTTTTTTTGTTTCAGCCGGGAGAAGAAGGAACCGGTGGTGCCGATATTATTGTTCAATCCGGTATACTTGATCAATATGAGGTGTGTGAAATATATGGGCTTCATCTTTTTCCTGAGATTAACCAAGGAACCTTAGGGATAGCCTCTGGTCCAATGATGGCACAGAATAGTGAAATTGATATTACTGTGTGGGGTGAAAATGCTCATGGAGGAATGCCTCATACAGGTAAAGATGCCCTTATGATTGCCAGTCAATTATTAACGGCATTTCAATCCATTATTAGTAGAAATATCAATCCAGTAGACCCTGCTGTCATCACCTTTGGAACCCTTAAAGGTGGAGAAGTACGGAATATGATTGCTCGTAAAGCCACGATGGAAGGAACCATCAGAACCTTTACAGAGGAATCCTACCGCATATTGAAAAAACGTCTGTTGTCGATCATTGAAGGGTTTGAACTTACCTATGATTGTCGTATTGATGTAGACTTGAGAGAACTTTACCCAGCAGTTCATAACCCTGAGGGATTGGTGGATCAGTGGAAAGAGGCTCAAGGAGAAAAAGAGATAATAGAGATAGCACCGATTATGTTAGCGGAAGATTTTTCTTTTTATCAACGAAAATATCCTGGATTATTCTTTTTTTTAGGTACAAAGAATCAGGACAAAGACCTGGTATATCCTCTTCATCACGGATGTTTTAATTTTGATGAAGAAGTTTTAATGATTGGAGTAGAAAGCTTTTTGAACATTCTTCTTAAAAAGGGGTCAATAGAATTCAATCATGAAAGCGAGCGTGTATAAATGATCCAGGAAAAGAAACTACGAGTTATTGATGCTAACTTGCTATTTTTGGCAGGATCAATTCTTTTTTTTACCCTTGGTTTTTATGCTCAGACGCGAGAAATATTTACCGGGCTCTTAATAACCCAATTAGCCGTTGTTTTACTGCCGGCAATTGGACTTTTAGAAATAAAAAAAATGGATATTAAGTCTACTTTGAGGCTGTATCCTTTGACTTGGAAACAAATCATACTAGTAATTCTTATTACCATATTTATGTACCCGTCAGCTGTGTTTGGCAATTTACTGGTAATGAATATACTGATACAATTTGGCGAGATAAGCATTCCTCAAATTCCAGCAGCAACCAATGTGACAGAATACCTTCGACTGGTATTTATTGTTTCTTTGGTGGCAGGAATATGTGAAGAAGTTCTTTTTCGCGGGGTCATTTTAAGAGGGTACGAAAAACTAGGCAATGTAAAAGCCGTTATGTTTACTTCGTTATTATTTGGAATTTTTCACTACAATATTTACAATTTGCTTGGACCTATGGTACTGGGAATTGTTTTTGGATCTTTGGTTTTGCTAACAAAATCTTTGTGGGCAGGGATTATAGGTCATATTTTTAATAATCTTTTAGCCATATCCATCGGCTATTTTTTTCTTCTCTTAGAGGATTATCTTCCTGATAAAGAAATAGCAGAGGCGGGAGCAACGATGCAAGAATCGCTTTACGCGAGTTTAATTGTATTTGGTGGATTAGCTGCTTTAGGAATAGTAATCTCTTTTTTTCTATGGAAACACTTGAAATTAATATCAAATACTCTTTTGGAAGAAGAGCTTGAACCAGAAAATTCTTTAGATCAGAAAGAGCGAATTTCTTTAATGGAGTTTATTCCTCTGACAGGAGCTGTACCTCTTTTTCTTTATATTATTATATGGCAAATTTCCATGGTATTATCTTCAGTATAATCCCCTCCTTCGTTGACAACAAGGCTTTTGATATGATAATATTTATGTTGATGGGAAAGATTAATGTCTCATAAATTTATTTTAGCATTAGGAGGAATTTGCGAATGGAAAAAGGTACAGTGAAGTGGTTTAATGCAGAAAAAGGCTATGGATTTATTTCCAGAGAAAATGGTGAAGATGTTTTCGTTCATTTCTCTGCCATTTCTATGGATGGATTCAAAACCCTTGATGAAGGACAGGAAGTAGAGTTTGAGATTGTTGAAGGAGATAAAGGTCCACAGGCAACAAATGTAAGCAAAGTATGATGCTGTTTAAGCAATGTAGTACATGTCTAAAATCCCTGGAAATACCGAGAAGGGATTCCATATAGAAGGGGATAAAGCAGGCTGGCAATGGTCAGCCTGTTTTTCAATTGGTAGCGTTGGAAAGGAAGTATATAATGGATAAACTAATAAGAGTAACAGCTGGCGATGGACAAATAAGAGGGTTTTTTGTTCAAAATGCTGAAATGCTTGAGCAAGCAAGAAAAATACATCAGTTAAGTCCTGTAGCTGCAGCGGCATTAGGAAGAAGCATGGCTGCATCGACTATGATGGCTCAGATGCTCAAAGGTGAAGGTCAAAAAATAACACTTCGCATTAATGGTGGTGGTCCCTTAGGAAGCATTCTTTGTGTTGCAAATATAGAGGGACATGTGAAAGGATTAGTGGATCATCCGCAAGTAGAAACAGAAAATCTTACACCGGAGAAGCTAAATGTAGGGGCGGCAGTAGGAAAAGAAGGTGAAATAACCGTTATTAAAGATCTTAGCATGAAGGCTCCCTATATTGGTAAATATCCATTAACGAATGGAGAAATTGCGGAGGATCTTACCGCCTATTTCTTGCATTCGGAACAACAGCCATCCTCTGTCGGATTAAGTGTTAAGATAGATGTGGACTATACCATCATCACTTCGGGAGGATTTATCATTCAAGTATTACCAGAAATTTCAGAAGAGCAGCTTAGGCTTTTAGAAGCACGGTTGCTGGGGCTTCCTCCTTTAAGCCAATTATATGAAAATCTTAAGACTCCGGAGGCGGTTATGGAAGTAGTGCTGGAAGGCTTGGAGCCAAAAATAGTGGAAGAAAAAGAAGTTGTTTTTAATTGTGACTGCTCAAGAGAAAGAATGGAAGAAGCACTGATAAGTTTAGGGCATAAAGAATTAAAAGTTATGCTTGAAGAAGATGGGGAAGCGGAGATAACCTGTCACTTCTGCAATAAGGCTTATCAATTTAACGAAAGCCAGCTGAAGAAGCTAATTGAAGAGTCGTAAATCTAATAACAATAAGAATTTTGTAAAAAGTTTAGATAATTCTGTTGACATTCAATCTAAAGCCTGCTAAAATACGATTTAATTATTAATAAAAAATAAATGCAACGACAGAGACAGTAACGATGAATTATACAGGTCCAGAGAGTCGGTAGATGCTGAAAGCCGATCCTGTAACACCGTTAAAATCCCTCTAGAGCAGTTATCCCGAATAAAAGTAAGGATAAACGGGAAGTCCCGTTATAGGCTGAAGGTTTGATGGAACCTGAACAACAACTTTTCTTTATGAAAAAAGAAATGCGCTAACACGGAGTTAGTATTTTACGAAAGCAGTTTTAGAGAGCCAGTGGTTGCTGCAAACTGGTACTGCCATAAGATACGACTCGCTCCGGAGCAGTTACCCTGAAAAGTAATAGTAAGGGTAAACGGGAAGTCCCGTTATAGACAAAGGGTTTGATTGAACCTGATACGAGTGGTTTTTACTTTA encodes:
- a CDS encoding polysaccharide deacetylase family protein; amino-acid sequence: MKWKKYISIVVVIFLMAITLACRHSEDIESAPKEATEDTLAEENYEDNHSLEETEDEEAVYPEMTESDFKALEVNEMGQVMVLMYHHIREPEAEWSRTPDNFREDLKNLYEANYRPVRLEDYATGNINTPAGKTPVVLTFDDGNQNNFNMIEDEAGEWIIDPDSAVGILMDFHEKHPDFMPHATFFINGGTPFGQADWVDFKLNFLVDNGMDIGNHTETHRHLGDVDADTLQRELGRIVQLVQKYVPDYEVNTFALPFGSRPQNEELRNYLVAGEFEDVSYHHVAVLEVGWDPYHSPYHKNFDGSAIRRVRASETKVDGVGMYDWMNAFETGSRHPFISDGNPERIVVPDWFSENINPELSEDEIFIYHHP
- the hpt gene encoding hypoxanthine phosphoribosyltransferase translates to MNIDDKKWETLCSKEDIQTKTQELGKIITQDYHNKNLYVISLLKGSFIFCADLVREIDLKVKVNFMISSSYGDGFETSGKVVIDKDVEEDLSEYDVLLVDDIADSGLTLTHVMKHLKTKNPKSLKSCVLLNKPSRRLEDLEPDYIGFTIPDAFVVGYGLNYGEHYRNIPYVFIVTEEDRH
- a CDS encoding M20 metallopeptidase family protein, yielding MKWFYEKLELPERLKKYRQDLHRIPELAFQETDTASYIQNCLDELGIQYESQVAGTGILAYIPGEPGGKTYCFRADMDALQVEEQTGLDFQSQKPGCMHACGHDGHMSILLGLAAAIASDDVKTKDHIVFLFQPGEEGTGGADIIVQSGILDQYEVCEIYGLHLFPEINQGTLGIASGPMMAQNSEIDITVWGENAHGGMPHTGKDALMIASQLLTAFQSIISRNINPVDPAVITFGTLKGGEVRNMIARKATMEGTIRTFTEESYRILKKRLLSIIEGFELTYDCRIDVDLRELYPAVHNPEGLVDQWKEAQGEKEIIEIAPIMLAEDFSFYQRKYPGLFFFLGTKNQDKDLVYPLHHGCFNFDEEVLMIGVESFLNILLKKGSIEFNHESERV
- a CDS encoding type II CAAX endopeptidase family protein gives rise to the protein MIQEKKLRVIDANLLFLAGSILFFTLGFYAQTREIFTGLLITQLAVVLLPAIGLLEIKKMDIKSTLRLYPLTWKQIILVILITIFMYPSAVFGNLLVMNILIQFGEISIPQIPAATNVTEYLRLVFIVSLVAGICEEVLFRGVILRGYEKLGNVKAVMFTSLLFGIFHYNIYNLLGPMVLGIVFGSLVLLTKSLWAGIIGHIFNNLLAISIGYFFLLLEDYLPDKEIAEAGATMQESLYASLIVFGGLAALGIVISFFLWKHLKLISNTLLEEELEPENSLDQKERISLMEFIPLTGAVPLFLYIIIWQISMVLSSV
- a CDS encoding cold-shock protein codes for the protein MEKGTVKWFNAEKGYGFISRENGEDVFVHFSAISMDGFKTLDEGQEVEFEIVEGDKGPQATNVSKV
- the hslO gene encoding Hsp33 family molecular chaperone HslO, coding for MDKLIRVTAGDGQIRGFFVQNAEMLEQARKIHQLSPVAAAALGRSMAASTMMAQMLKGEGQKITLRINGGGPLGSILCVANIEGHVKGLVDHPQVETENLTPEKLNVGAAVGKEGEITVIKDLSMKAPYIGKYPLTNGEIAEDLTAYFLHSEQQPSSVGLSVKIDVDYTIITSGGFIIQVLPEISEEQLRLLEARLLGLPPLSQLYENLKTPEAVMEVVLEGLEPKIVEEKEVVFNCDCSRERMEEALISLGHKELKVMLEEDGEAEITCHFCNKAYQFNESQLKKLIEES